Sequence from the Rutidosis leptorrhynchoides isolate AG116_Rl617_1_P2 chromosome 3, CSIRO_AGI_Rlap_v1, whole genome shotgun sequence genome:
TGACCATTGTTGATCCACTGAAGCATAGCTGGAGTGAGTCCAATTTCATTGTTGTGGATGTGACTGTGAAACATCCTTGTGCTACACTCAGGAACAGCTGTAAACTCATAAACCCTGAACACCCTCAACCCATCATACAAATTAGGAGTAATAGCCTGTTCTATCATCAAACTTAAAACCCTTATGAATGGAACATTATGATCTCTGGGTGTTCTTTCAGCTAACAACAACATCTCATTGAAATACAACCTTGCAAAATCGATATTCCTCCCAGTAACAATAGCATGAAACAAGTAAGCCTCAAAATCATTGATTTCAGTCAAGCTACCACTTTTGAAACTCAAACTCCTTACAACATTCGACAAAACAAACATCCATCGAGGTGAAAACATACTTGTTTTAACAGTTGAATCAGTCACTTGTTGACCTACCATATTAAAGCTTAATCTAGCAGCTGATTTAGAAGTCGTTCTAACATAATCGTTTCTCATTGGAAAGTTTAAAGCTAACCTTAGATGATCTTCAGTAAGGACAAGTGTGTTGTTACCGTTTCTGTAAGTCCCTGTAAGCGTCCATGCTTCTCTATCACCAACACAGGTGTACCAAAATTCGGCTAACAACTCAGGAAACATTATGGTCGTTTTGAAGAATGCATCCCTTAGTGGATGATTATGCATGAACTCGATCACCTCTTCATAACCTTCATTCACAAAATTCTCTGGAATACTATCACAAGCAACTCGATTGTTTGCTGAAACCATAACATCTTTGTTTGCTTTGATCTCTACAGCTCGGATCATGTTTGGAGTGGGTACCAGAACATAAGGAATGTACTTTGTGCGTGCCATTATAATCGATCGAAGGAGAATTGCAGTAAAATTGAGGGAATTTTGAACTTGAAGATCGAAAAGGAGATTTAGGGTTTCAAAGATTGAAATCGATTGTGACAGATGGAGGGATATTTATATCTAACAAGATTTCAAAAAGTTACTTTTAACCCTCCAACTTATTTACcgtttaccccttttaaaataaccctttttccttttaaaaacaaaaataaaaatatactaaaatacataataaaaaaaaataaaagaaataaataacCTCAGACTCTGGATAAATATGACGTCATCCAGACTCTGAAAATcagactctttttttttttttttttttttttttttttttttttttttttttacaacaacaaGATTAGAGAGTGTCTTCACATGTCAACATTTCTGTTGATGGATTTATCATACCAAGTTTTTCTAGAAGATAGAAATGCCTCTCTTCAGGAAGTGCCTTTGTAAAAATATCTGCCAGTTGATCTTTTGTGCCAATATGTTTTAAAACCACTTTGCCTTTCTCAACACAATCtcttataaaatgatgtctgatcTCTATGTGCTTGGTCCTGGAATGAAACACTGGATTTtcagtaatagcaatagcactttcattatcacacatgattggagttttggttaatgataatccaaaatccaataactgatgttgcatccaaagcaattgagcacaacaactccctgcagctacatattcagcttctgctgttgaAGTAGCAACTGAATTCTGCTTTTTACTTGACCAGCTCACCAATTTGCCACCTAACAATTGACAAccaccagatgtgctttttctgtctaacttacaacctgcatagtctgcatctttctcctttttgatgaatagagtcttgtcaatagctcctctagaaaatttcttttctagaagaaatgttgacagagtatcataccaggctctgggagcttgtttcagaccatacaaagctttcttcaACCTGTAAACATGCTTTGGAAACTTCTTATTTttgaaaccaggaggttgtttcacatacacctcttcttgcaaaataccattcagaaaagcactcttcacatccatttgaaacaccacaAAGTCTTTATCTGAGGCATAAGCTAGAAACAATCTGattgcttcaattctagcaacaggagcaaatgtctcatcataatctataccttcttcttgtctatacccttgagccaccaaccttgctttgtttctaaccacaataccatctttatcaaccttgtttctataaacccacttagtgccaattgcagttttaccttcaggttttggaaccaattcccacacatcatttctttcaaactctgtcaattcttcagtcatagcttcAGCCCAATCATTATCTGACAATGCTTCATCTACTTCCTTGGGTTCAATGAGTGAAAGAAAATTTGAGAAGAAACAATAATTAGCAATTGCAaaatcagacacaggtgtctgagatgAAGAACCAGTTTTAGGTAAACCAGTAGGATCTACAACATAATCTTCAAGATGCTTTGGAATAATAATATTTCTAGAAGATTTTCTAATAGGAACAACAGGATTCACAGTAGTATTGGAAGGTTGATCATCTTCATGAATAACAATTGGCTcatcttcttgttgaacttcttcagTGAGAGCATTATCTGCAGAATGTTTCAGTCCAGACAAATTAAATTCATCTGTCTCAGACTCTGAATCTAGAGTCTGAGTATTGTTaccagaaattaaatttgacaattcaccaagtgcagaatGCTCAGAACTAGAGAATTGATCCATTTCAATGGGactttcatcaaaggaaacattaatggattcttcaatcttcatcctCCTCTTATTATACACTCTATATGCTTTAGACACAGAAGAATAACCAATAaacacaccttcatcagattttggcctcatcttttcaagctgatccctttgattcaaaatatagcacttacatccaaatacatgaaagtaatgaatagtaggcacctttttatgataCAATTCATAGGGAGTTTTGCCATGTCTCTTCACAATTAATGACCTGTTTTGAGTATAACAAGCTGTATTGACAGCTTCTGCCCAGAATCTGAGTGCAACATTTGATTGAcataacatggttctggctgcctcaataagtgttctatttcttctctcagcaactccattctgttgtggagttctaacagctgagaaattttgaccaattccagattcttcacaaaattcaattaaagtaacattcttgaactcagtgccatggtcacttctcaattgtttaacaagaacacctttttgaacctgctctttcttgattaaattaatgatttcttcaggagcatcactctttgcagCTAAAAAGATAACCCAGGTAAACCTTGAATACTCATCAACAACAACCAAAGTGTATCTTTTCCCACctagactactagtgttcattggaccaaaaagatccatatgaagcatatgaagtggatcactaatagtagctagggattttgagggaaactttgttttggtttgtttacccataatgcaagcagaacaaggtttatctttcttgaaaggttgctgaggcaaacctctaacaagcttctttttggaaagctcattaatatttttaaaattcagATGAGATAGCCTTTTatgccaaagccaattaagttctGGAACAGACTGAGAATACAAGCATGTTTCAATTTCAGAATCAACAGAATCCaaatccagcatatacacattttgaaatctccaggcaacaagagttggtcttcctttaggatcataaataattccagctttctttcttattctgatctcacaatcttcatcagcaatttgactcacacttagcagattatgctttaacccttcaactaaagcaactttcttgaaTGACACACTTCCAGcaataacagtaccataaccaatagtttttgcaacagaattatcaccatatctcacagaaggacccttttcttctacaaaccctacaagatgctctttgcatccagtcatgtgtcttgagcaaccactgtCTAAATACCACttattaccctgctacacaagacacaagcAAAAGAAAAATGATTAAATCTTAGGGGGAACCCACTTTGCAGTGGGTTCAGGTGGAGTGTATTTAACTCTCCATACAAAAGCTTTGTTACCAATCCAGATCAACTTATCCATCACTGTTTTCAAAACAcctttattttcacaaactttagGTTTCCATACCTTTTTGAAATTTTCAGGAAAACAAGATGATTTTGAGAATTTTTCTTGACCCTTTAATCTTTCACTAAGCTTTGAAATTCTCCTTTTCAGTTTTTTAATAGTCTTAGCCTGTTTTGACTTTGACTTTCTTTTAGTTGACCATTTAGGATCTGGACAAGTGACACTATCAGAAGATGATTCAGTATCACTTATGCTACTTGATTCTTGGGTGTCAGattctaggtcagaacatacactttcacttttagagactaaactgttagagtctgaaggtttcaataGTTCAGACTCTGATGGATTTCTACAGTCTAAAATTATAGTCTCTGAAGGTTTAACAGGTTCTAATGATTTTACAAACTCAGTTgatcttacaaaagcattagttaaaatttttctctcaccatcaaattttataaaagtatttggTAAAATGTCAGGCTTAAATATAATAGGATCAACTTTCACATTATTATCTAATGTGTAGTTTTCACcaagtatagctttgacatcatttggtaCTTGCttagcaatagcatcagaattctttttggaagaaacacaccaagatttgcaaatattttcataatggtttgcctttttaattgatcttcctaattcagtatttaaccGTTTAGTTTCTTCTGAATATGCCATTTTGTATGTGTCAAGTTCTACCTCACATTCTTTTAatactttaatttcagcatctttatcTTTGATGGTGTTCTTAAGCTCAATGATCTGTGTTCTTAACCTGTCACTATCTTCTAAGCACCAATTGAAATCAAGCAAcaaatactgaaacattctcactttttcattattaagatagtttacaaagttttgtaccttataggcagaacctttgttacaagtagagtctttatccatcttctcaatagctttcaaatcttcctcaaacttgctagactcactatccttttcaattatagccatcagacacttatcctcttcatcatcagatgatgaatcttcatcttcccatgcttctgtgtacaatgctttctcctgttctttattcttcaacttttctGCTTCACCTTTCATCTTCTTGTACTTGAGTttatactttcttgctttgtcaacaggtTTGTTGAAACTTGAACCTCCTTCACTCTTGGACCAGCAATCAGCAGCTATATGACCTACCTTGCCACACTTGaaacatttagctttctttggatcaaaagaactcttgcctttacccttcttaaaaccaaacttcttctgctcaatcctttgagtcaaaagagccacTTGACTTTCCAGATCCTGAATCTCCTCATCTACATCAGAATCACTATCATCAGAGGTCTCATCACTTTCAGAATCAACCCTACTAGAGTAACTAGAGAACAATTGCTTGTTCTTCTTAGTAGTAGCTatcaatgcagcttctggatctttaacaactctcttagcattgatcttgttTTTCAACTGTGATTCTTCAAAGTTTGACAATATGCCAAACAACTCACTTAGTTCATAAGTGTCTATCTTTTCACTGATTACCATTGATGTAATCAcagattcaaagtttgaaggtaacagttcaatgaacttttgacacaacacttgttgtgttttctctacaccaacactttcaagatcattaatcagaacctggaatcttgaatgaagatcactcaatgattctttaggctgagcagcaaaattttcataacaccttatcagattctttttcttctgagtcttaacaactgtgacaccttcatagtcattaagcaagagatcccacatagcttttgcAGTTTTAGCATGACTGATCTTCctgagaattggaacagtaacacCATTACCTATAATACTTCTTATCTTGCTATCAAGCTTGAACTTTATGGCTTCTGCTTCTGTCCACTTATCTCTTGGTTTTTCACGAAGATAAGCAGGTTGAGCAGAAGCAGTACTTGTAGCAGGAACAGCTTCAACCATTGTACCAGGTATAATAGGTCCTACTGTAAGGACTTGTTCAGCATCTTCATGAATCGAACCAAGAAACCATAGAACTTTTAGTTTCCaggttgcaaagtctgtgccatcgaaaATTGGCACTCCTTTACCAGCCATAACTGGAGTTGGGATGGTACTGGAGGACATCTTTGAACAATATATGGATCGTTTTAAGATTACCGAATTGGATTTACACcaaacccgctctgataccagttattagttcacaataacttgattatgaacactaaactctcaataaacaatagatacaaattatatgaacaaaattgagagaacacgaatgatatataatatgaaagacaaagtaatcgtgcttaagagatacaaaatacaatgaacatcgtacccctatttatacaaggttaaaccaaatctccaagatttggtttccaaaactacttgactaaaagataggaaaagataaactaaaacttattaatattctaaacaaatcagtgtttatcttctagagataatatcaaatcaaaacgtgatcttctaaatatttatccagatctccagaattcccatagcttctttaccaagtaattaaaccgttcacacaaacagattctgcaacttgcatctccagactctaacttccagactctaacttcctgcaaaacattttgactcatcagatcttaTTCCAACAAATACTCTAATAATGTAATATGAGTCTAAAACACAAACAAATAAGTAATTACCTGCATCTAATGTGGTTACATCCATCGATTTTTTCAACATAATAAGCGCATTTTGGGCACCGCTTCCATCTTTTATCCTTtgcaatattcatcaacaataaatcTGATGGATCTCTTTCCCCTGTTTTCAAACTCTTATACTCGCTACAATCCAAACCTGCATGCCACGCCACCTTACACTGAGCACAAAACAACCTATTACAATGTGGACATTCAGCTGATGTCACCGTCACGTCACCATCATCGAGCAACATTGCAGAACAATCCTTAAACGGACAGTAAAATTTGTCAGAACCCATGATCAAAGATTCACACAGAACGTTTTCCCACCGATCCAACACCTGTTTCGGTAGAAATGATTGGCACACTTGAGGTCCTATTTCCCCTTTGCATCTTGGGTCAGGACATAGGACTAGGGCTAAGTTTTCCTTAATCCTAGCCGCGACATGTTCACGGATACATTCTGTGCAAAATGTATGATGACAAACATTGATGTTTCGAAACATTTCAGACGATGTCTTGGTGTCCATGCAGATAGCACAGTAGCTATCaggtggttgtggttgttgttgttgttggtcggtTTTTGTTTCTTCCGCCAATAATGGCTCTTTATTCTTCTTATGATGATCCATTGATGTCGATGACTCGGTTAGATCTGATGAAGGGGTTAGTGTTTTAGAGCACGAAACT
This genomic interval carries:
- the LOC139901960 gene encoding E3 ubiquitin-protein ligase RSL1 → MSGSCSSSTYTSTSFPDFNSVDDLYFSALLDQDEIFPVSDEKYAEELQFQETLIVSCSKTLTPSSDLTESSTSMDHHKKNKEPLLAEETKTDQQQQQPQPPDSYCAICMDTKTSSEMFRNINVCHHTFCTECIREHVAARIKENLALVLCPDPRCKGEIGPQVCQSFLPKQVLDRWENVLCESLIMGSDKFYCPFKDCSAMLLDDGDVTVTSAECPHCNRLFCAQCKVAWHAGLDCSEYKSLKTGERDPSDLLLMNIAKDKRWKRCPKCAYYVEKIDGCNHIRCRCGYHFCYGCGEIYDSSHGCA